The Stigmatella ashevillena genomic sequence CGCCGAAATAGGCGCCATGCGGCAGCCCGCTCAGGAAACGGAAGACGAGCATCCAGCGGTAGCCCGGCGATAAACCGGTGAGGCCGTTGAAGACCGTGAACATCGCCATGAGGATCATCAGCAGGCGGCGGCGCGGCACCCTCGCGCCGAGCACCGTCATCAACGGCGCGCCGACCACCACGCCCAGCGCGTACGCGCTGATCGCATGGCCCGCGGTGGGGGCATCGATGCCCAGCCCTTGGGCGAACAGCGGCAGCATGCTCATGGACGCGAACTCGGTCGTGCCGATGGCGAAGCCGCCCACGGCCAGGGCGAGGATGACGAGGCCGACATGGGGTGCGCGGACAGGCGGGGTGCCCGGGGAGATCACAGGAGCGGAAGCGGACATGGGGAGGCGTGAGGACATAACACAGTGCGGCAAGTTCAACGATGCGTGGGTGCAACGCCAAGCCCTGGACGACAAAAGTCGCCGCGTACCGCCGTGTTACACTGCGCGTCCCGCCGCACCGGAGCAGCGCGTGTCTTTCCACGAATCCCTTATCCGCGGGCTATACGATCGTCTCGCGGAGCGCTACATCGCGGACCGTCCGAGCGTGCCGTGGAGCGAGCGCCCTTGGCTGGACAGATTCCTGACCCACATCCCGCCGGGCGGCAGCGTCGTCGATCTTGGCTGCGGCGCGGGCACTCCGATCGGTCGCTACCTGCTGTCGCGAGGTCACGCCGTGACGGGCATCGACACCTCGCCGCGGCTCATCGCACATTGCCGCGCCACCCTGCCCGATGGGGATTGGCGGGTCGCGGACATGTGCACCTTGGCCCTCTCGCGACAATTCCACGGCGTGCTCGCCTGGGACAGCTTCTTCCATCTCGGTCACGACGCGCAGCGAGCAATGTTTCCGGTCTTCCGCGACCATGCCCTGCCCGGCGCGACACTGATGTTCACCAGCGGCGCGGAGCACGGCGAAGCCTACGGCGACTATCACGGTGCACCGCTGTACCACGCCAGCCTCGCGCCGGAGGAATACACGCGACGGCTCGCGGACAACGGATTCTCGGTCGTCGATCGGGTCTTCGACGATCCGGACTGCGCCGGCCATTCCGTGTGGCTGGCGCAGCGGACGCACTGAGGCGTTTTCCCGCGCGAACGTCGTCCCGCCTGCGTCCAGGGCCACTCCGCTGCCCTGCCTTCATTGGATGGGCCGTCCTATGTCATCAACTGCTCGAACCGGTGATAGCGCGGTGGCTTGAATCACTCCGGGGGTCTGGGCTGATATCCGGTCCGTTCCGCGAAGTCGCCTCCGTTCCAAGCCGCGCCGGGAGCCGCCCAGGCGCAAGGACCTGCCTCGACATGACCGCCTCCATCGAGCCCACGCCGTATTCGGACGACGTGCTCGCGCTGAGCGACGTCGCCCTGTGGATCGAGAAGCTCAAGCACCTCGCCAACGTCGAAACCGAGAGCCCTCCTGCCTTCACGCGCTACGTCACCAGCCGGGTGCCCGCCCATAGCCAGGACTTCTTCCACCACCTGTCCGTCGAGCGCTTCCGCTGGCGCGCCACCGACGGGTCCGACCACGGGGGCGCGGTCGGCATCATCAAGGGCACGTGGTTCAGGAAGGACACGGCCTACAACTTTCCTCCCGACATCCACGCCATGATCGTGGACACACACGATGATCAGGCCATGGCCTTCCTCGTCCGGCGGGACGGCGAGCACGTGGACCAAGCCCGGGTGGTGGCCGCCGCCGCGGGCGAGGAGGCGACTGCCGTCACCGTCGCAGGGACCCTGGCCGAGTACGCCCGGCACGCCGTGGAGGCCCGCTTCGCCTGGCACTGGTTCCTCGATCCGGAGGCGGCGAAGGCCACGCGGGCCTGGGTGGACGCCCAACCGCTGCGACAGGACCCCACCTTCGCGGTGGAGATCGAAGCCGTGGAGCCCGCGGAAGAGGGCGCGCTGCGCGCCCAGCTCCTCGACTGGCTCTCCTCCCGCAGCCGGAAGTCCCACGCCGTCGCGGCGGGCCATGCGGGCACCGACGGCGCCAGCCTGTCACGCGCCATCGCGGAGGTACTCGCCACCGGCAGTCCCGCGGCGCGGAAAAAGCTGATTGCCCGGCTGCAAAAGGAGCACGGCAGCGACTACCGCCAAGACCTCTTCCTCGACCCGCTCCCCCAGGGGCTTCAGGCAGTGCACCTGCGCGCCACCCGGCTGGCGGCGGCCCATCACTCCCCCAGCCACTCCCAGGTTCCCTACCAGGTCCTCCAACTCCTCCTCGACGCCCCGGGGGCGGAAGCGCTGCACCGGGAGGTAGGGAACACCGACCACCTCCGCTTCTGCCCCCGCCGCTGCCACGACATCGGCGAGCAGCTCGCCCTGGGAAGCTTCGCCACGCAACCGGAGAAGACGTTGCCCCAGGGCTGGGTCCCGGGGAAAGTCCGCTTCGTGGCGTTGCTCCCCCAGCGGCTGGTTCCCACGGGATGCAAGCCCGGCGCGAAGTTCCACACCATCGCTCCCGCCAACCAATACCTCTTCAGGGGGAAGGCGCTGCGCAGCACCTGACCTCCTGGAACCGGTGGGAGACCTCCTCCTCAAGAATCACGCCCTCTATACTTTGGCTTCATGAGCCCACCTCCCTCCCATGACGACGTCACCCGCCTGGGTGAGGAGGGCGTGACAGAAGCCAGTCCGCCGCCCCAGCGGAGACGCCAGGAGCAAACGCCCGGTACCCCCTCTCCCCCCGCCTCTTCGCCTCCCCAGGACGCCGGGCTCACGCTGGAGCGGGGCACCCGTATCGAGCGCTACTTCATCCTCAAGCCCGTGGGTCAAGGCGGCATGGGCGTGGTCTACGCCGCCTATGATCCGGAGTTGGATCGCAAGGTGGCCCTCAAGCTGCTTCGCCCGGACAAGGCCAGCCCCAGCGTCTCGGATGAGGCGGCCGCGTTGCTGCGCGAGGCCCAGGCCATGGCCCGGATCTCCCACCCCAACGTCATCACCGTGCATGACGTGGGAACGGTGGGCGGCCGGGTCTTCATGGCCATGGAGTTCATCCAAGGCCAGAACCTCCACGAGTGGGTCCGCCGGAAGCCACATCCCACGCCGCGGGAGGTGCTGCGTGTGTTCCACCAGGCAGGACAGGGCCTGCTCGCGGCGCACCGGGTGGGGCTGGTGCACCGGGACTTCAAGCCCGCCAACGCCCTCCTGGGCCACAACGGCCGCGTCTGCGTGACGGACTTCGGTCTGGCACGGCTCACCCCCTTGGCCAACGAGGAGGACGAGATACCGCTTCACGAACAAGAGACGCTGGACCGGGCGGGTGGTCTCGCGTTCGCCGCGCCGCTGACGCAGGCAGGGCTCGTCAGGGGCACCCCCCACTTCATGCCTCCTGAGCAGTACCTGGGCAGCGGCGTGGACGCACGCTCGGACCAGTTCAGCTTCTGCGCCTCGTTGTTCTGGGCGCTGTACCGCAAGCACGCCGTGGAGCCCCGGCGCATGGTCGCGGCGGCCACCGAGGCGGCTCAACGCGAGAGCCAGTCCCCCCCGGGCACGGAGGTCTGGCGGCTGCTGCCTCACGGCACCGCGCAGGTGCCTCCTGTGGTGGCCCACATCCCCGCCCGGGTGCGGCGCGCGCTGATGCGAGGCCTGTCCCTGCATCCAGAAGATCGCTTCCCCTCCATGGAGGCGCTGCTGGAGGAGCTCTCCTGGGAGCAGCGCAGGGACAACCGCCGGGGAGCCCTGGCAGCCCTGGGCCTGCTCGCGACGGCCACGGCCGGCACCGGCCTTGTCGTCTACCGCCAGAGCCAGCTGTGCGCGGGGGCAGATGCCCGGGTGAGCTCGGTATGGGGGCCCGAAGCGCGG encodes the following:
- a CDS encoding class I SAM-dependent methyltransferase, which gives rise to MSFHESLIRGLYDRLAERYIADRPSVPWSERPWLDRFLTHIPPGGSVVDLGCGAGTPIGRYLLSRGHAVTGIDTSPRLIAHCRATLPDGDWRVADMCTLALSRQFHGVLAWDSFFHLGHDAQRAMFPVFRDHALPGATLMFTSGAEHGEAYGDYHGAPLYHASLAPEEYTRRLADNGFSVVDRVFDDPDCAGHSVWLAQRTH